One stretch of Halapricum desulfuricans DNA includes these proteins:
- a CDS encoding replication factor C large subunit, whose protein sequence is MDWTEKYRPSTLAEVRGNDKARDALEEWADTWEDHREAVVLHGSPGVGKTSAAHALASDKGWPTIELNASDARTKDVIERVAGEAARSGTLAQGGAGRRLVIMDEADNIHGNADRGGTRAVTSLVKDADQPVILIANDFYEMSKGLRNACREIEFREVSKRSIVPVLRDVCRKEDIEFEDAALERIAEMNSGDLRGAIKDLQALTEGRDSIEAEDVITGERDTTQGIFEYLDVVIKEGDAETALKSSYDVDETPDDLINWIADNVPKDFEGPELARAYDALARADQWLGRVRATQNYSFWKYAGDNMTAGVAAARGGQKGGWTRYGPPSYWSKLGRTKGARKTRDYVARQIATRNGTSIATARREIVPFLATMTHHCKNRELTVAMAAAYDLDAGHVSFVTGSGENTNKVQSIVEDAQKLREERTAEAGGEAFAGRASGDDDSDVASDDTDGQQSIAGEPGSTDRKASDEGTSSSSEQGKSDGDDQQSEDDGQTGLSDFV, encoded by the coding sequence ATGGACTGGACGGAGAAGTACCGGCCGTCGACGCTCGCGGAAGTCCGGGGTAACGACAAGGCCCGCGACGCCCTCGAGGAGTGGGCCGACACCTGGGAAGACCACCGCGAGGCGGTCGTCCTCCACGGCTCCCCGGGGGTCGGAAAGACCTCGGCCGCGCACGCGCTGGCAAGCGACAAGGGCTGGCCGACGATCGAACTCAACGCGAGCGACGCGCGCACGAAGGACGTAATCGAACGCGTCGCCGGCGAGGCGGCCCGCTCGGGGACGCTCGCGCAAGGTGGCGCCGGCCGGCGGCTGGTGATCATGGACGAGGCCGACAACATCCACGGTAACGCCGACCGCGGCGGAACGCGGGCGGTCACGTCGCTGGTCAAAGATGCCGACCAGCCGGTGATTCTCATCGCCAACGACTTCTACGAGATGTCCAAGGGCCTGCGCAACGCCTGCCGGGAGATCGAGTTCCGCGAGGTGAGCAAGCGCTCGATCGTACCCGTGCTCAGGGACGTCTGTCGCAAGGAGGACATCGAGTTCGAGGACGCGGCGCTCGAGCGGATCGCCGAGATGAACAGCGGCGACCTCCGCGGGGCGATCAAGGACCTGCAGGCGCTGACCGAAGGGCGCGATTCGATCGAAGCCGAGGACGTGATCACCGGCGAGCGAGACACGACACAGGGAATCTTCGAGTATCTCGACGTAGTCATCAAGGAAGGCGACGCCGAGACCGCGCTCAAGTCGTCCTACGACGTCGACGAGACGCCCGACGACCTGATCAACTGGATCGCGGACAACGTCCCGAAGGACTTCGAGGGGCCGGAGCTGGCTCGCGCCTACGACGCGCTCGCTCGTGCAGACCAGTGGCTCGGCCGGGTCCGGGCCACCCAGAACTACAGTTTCTGGAAGTACGCCGGCGACAACATGACGGCTGGCGTCGCGGCCGCACGCGGCGGACAGAAAGGCGGATGGACGCGGTACGGGCCGCCGTCGTACTGGTCGAAGCTCGGCCGCACGAAAGGGGCACGCAAGACCCGCGATTACGTCGCCCGACAGATCGCGACCAGGAACGGGACCAGCATCGCGACGGCCCGCCGAGAGATCGTGCCGTTCCTGGCGACGATGACCCACCACTGCAAGAACCGCGAACTGACCGTCGCGATGGCCGCCGCCTACGACCTCGACGCCGGCCACGTCTCCTTCGTCACCGGAAGCGGCGAGAACACCAACAAGGTCCAGTCGATCGTCGAGGACGCGCAAAAACTCCGCGAGGAGCGGACGGCAGAGGCCGGCGGCGAGGCGTTCGCCGGACGCGCCAGCGGCGACGATGACAGCGACGTGGCGTCCGATGACACGGACGGCCAGCAGTCGATCGCCGGCGAACCCGGATCGACGGACCGGAAAGCGTCCGACGAAGGGACGTCATCCAGTTCCGAACAGGGCAAGTCCGACGGTGACGATCAGCAGTCGGAGGACGACGGACAGACCGGACTATCTGATTTCGTGTGA
- the purM gene encoding phosphoribosylformylglycinamidine cyclo-ligase — protein sequence MTEDEELTYAEAGVDIDASEAATEALIGAAGEFEGDYAGLVDIGQQYLALATDGVGTKLLVAEAVDDYSTVGIDCMAMNANDLIAAGVEPVAFVDYLAVETPDEETSEEIGAGLREGAERAGVALVGGETAVMPDVIRGLDIAGTCAGLAPKDAVFPGEAEPGDAVVGWPSSGIHSNGLTLAREAVTRDHEYTDPFPPEPDRTIAEELLTPTRIYSEVLAPLREHDAHAAAHVTGGGWTNLTRMGSYRYEIDDPFPPQPIFEFVQEVGNVDSEEMHRTFNMGTGFVAALDRGDAETVVEDSDDARIIGRVEDGEECVAIRGLELA from the coding sequence ATGACCGAGGACGAGGAGCTCACCTATGCCGAGGCCGGGGTGGACATCGACGCCAGCGAGGCCGCGACCGAGGCGCTCATCGGCGCTGCCGGGGAGTTCGAGGGCGATTACGCCGGGCTGGTCGATATCGGCCAGCAGTACCTGGCGCTGGCCACCGACGGCGTCGGGACGAAACTGCTGGTCGCGGAGGCGGTCGACGATTACTCGACGGTCGGCATCGACTGCATGGCGATGAACGCGAACGACCTGATCGCGGCGGGGGTCGAGCCGGTCGCGTTCGTCGATTACCTGGCCGTCGAGACGCCGGACGAGGAGACGAGCGAGGAGATCGGCGCGGGGTTGCGCGAGGGGGCCGAACGCGCCGGCGTCGCGCTGGTCGGGGGCGAGACCGCCGTCATGCCGGACGTGATCAGAGGACTGGACATCGCCGGAACCTGTGCCGGGCTCGCGCCGAAAGACGCCGTCTTCCCGGGCGAGGCCGAACCGGGCGACGCGGTCGTCGGCTGGCCGTCATCCGGGATCCACTCGAACGGGCTGACGCTGGCTCGCGAGGCCGTCACGCGCGACCACGAGTACACCGACCCCTTCCCGCCCGAACCCGACCGAACGATCGCCGAGGAACTGCTGACGCCCACGCGCATCTACAGCGAGGTGCTCGCCCCGCTTCGAGAACATGACGCTCACGCCGCCGCACACGTGACCGGCGGCGGCTGGACGAACCTCACCCGGATGGGATCGTATCGGTACGAGATCGACGACCCCTTCCCGCCACAGCCGATCTTCGAGTTCGTTCAGGAAGTCGGCAACGTCGACAGCGAGGAGATGCACCGGACGTTCAACATGGGGACTGGATTCGTGGCCGCGCTCGATCGAGGCGACGCCGAAACCGTCGTCGAAGACAGCGACGACGCGCGCATCATCGGTCGCGTCGAAGACGGCGAGGAGTGCGTAGCGATTCGTGGGCTCGAACTGGCCTGA
- the fer gene encoding ferredoxin Fer, with amino-acid sequence MTSPYEVLGVDPDADEAELLEAYRQRVKETHPDQGGSVEQFQAVRDAYEQLRSGAVPDDGTSTDEPRKSGSDETPSEPDTRPKTVTVEYLDYEVLDDRGWSLADDGLFERARRADLDAEAHGQFTVEPGETLLEAAENNGFAWPFACRGGACTNCAVAIVDGEMPPPVGHILPDELIRCGIRLSCLTAPITRDAKVVYNVKHMPDVAEFLLPASRFEKTYSRRQDR; translated from the coding sequence GTGACCTCGCCGTACGAGGTGCTCGGAGTCGACCCGGACGCCGACGAGGCCGAACTGCTCGAGGCATACAGACAGCGGGTCAAAGAGACCCATCCGGACCAGGGCGGCTCGGTCGAGCAGTTTCAGGCCGTCAGAGACGCCTACGAACAGCTCCGTTCCGGTGCGGTCCCCGACGACGGAACGTCGACCGACGAACCCCGCAAGTCCGGGAGTGACGAGACTCCGAGCGAACCGGACACTCGCCCGAAAACAGTCACCGTCGAATATCTCGATTACGAGGTGCTCGACGACCGCGGCTGGTCGCTCGCCGACGACGGCCTCTTCGAGCGCGCCCGACGTGCCGACCTCGACGCCGAGGCCCACGGCCAGTTTACCGTCGAACCGGGCGAGACGCTGCTCGAAGCCGCCGAGAACAACGGCTTCGCCTGGCCGTTCGCCTGTCGGGGCGGGGCCTGCACGAACTGCGCCGTCGCAATCGTCGACGGGGAGATGCCCCCGCCGGTCGGCCACATCCTCCCCGACGAGTTGATTCGCTGTGGGATTCGGCTGTCGTGTCTGACCGCGCCGATCACGAGGGACGCGAAGGTCGTCTACAACGTCAAGCACATGCCCGACGTCGCGGAGTTTCTCCTGCCGGCGAGCCGCTTCGAGAAGACGTACTCGCGTCGACAGGATCGGTAG
- a CDS encoding ubiquitin-like small modifier protein 1, with translation MEWKLFANLAEAAGQKEVEVDLEDGATVEDALAVLFERHPEVKAEVHENGELAEHIRLLVDGEDPFETADGYETTLESDAELALFPPVSGG, from the coding sequence ATGGAGTGGAAGCTGTTCGCCAACCTCGCCGAAGCCGCCGGACAGAAAGAGGTCGAGGTCGACCTCGAGGACGGCGCAACCGTCGAGGACGCGCTAGCGGTGCTGTTCGAGCGCCATCCCGAAGTAAAAGCAGAAGTACACGAGAACGGCGAGCTGGCCGAGCACATCCGTCTGCTCGTCGACGGCGAAGACCCCTTCGAGACGGCCGACGGCTACGAGACGACGCTGGAGAGCGACGCCGAACTCGCGCTGTTCCCGCCGGTCAGCGGCGGGTGA
- a CDS encoding bacterio-opsin activator domain-containing protein — MSVVCEFELLSAELPLTGVAAALETILTIDDVVSGTAGAPAVVFSTTGVDPDRLEEAMDDADPVLEHVPLESTVVESRYRVTLDTAHADVYTRLVDLQTHPMGAVVTGRGWSSITASSTPSGSDGRRL; from the coding sequence ATGAGCGTCGTCTGTGAGTTCGAACTCCTGTCGGCCGAGTTGCCGCTGACTGGCGTCGCGGCGGCCCTCGAGACGATCCTCACGATCGACGACGTGGTCTCGGGGACGGCAGGCGCGCCTGCGGTGGTGTTCTCGACGACCGGCGTCGATCCGGACCGCCTCGAGGAAGCGATGGACGACGCCGATCCGGTCCTGGAGCACGTGCCCCTCGAGTCGACTGTCGTCGAGTCGCGCTATCGAGTTACTCTCGACACGGCGCACGCCGACGTCTACACGCGGCTCGTCGACCTGCAGACCCATCCCATGGGCGCGGTCGTGACCGGTCGCGGCTGGAGTTCGATCACAGCCTCGAGTACTCCGTCCGGCAGCGATGGCCGTCGTCTATGA
- the hflX gene encoding GTPase HflX, which produces MASSPTRRRVTETRTQTESAVIVKRVDSGSPETAEIRELARAAGYEIADELTQTRTEDPAYHIGKGKAGQLSELVARTGASVVIFDNQLGPYQTYNLGNQLPDGVRILDRFRLILEIFGQRAQTRKAQLQVELAELRYELPRAEAKASLAKRDERPGFMGLGEYDESREQDIKNQIANIREELESIEETEQHRREQRRESGFDLVALAGYTNAGKSTLLRRLADDLDVDDNEDLHPDLDSTAESEDRLFTTLGTTTRKAELDRREVLVTDTVGFISDLPHWLVESFKSTLDSVYRADLVLLVVDVSEPVEEIREKLVTSHDTLYERNEAPILTVLNKIDAVDDDELQRKREALSALAPNPVAVSASEGHNVDTLRARIDEALPALRRERLVLPMTDDAMSLVSWIHDHAHVEDVEYGDQIVIAFEGRPEIVEQARAKASQLEATPEL; this is translated from the coding sequence ATGGCCTCGTCTCCTACGCGCAGACGAGTGACGGAGACACGAACGCAGACTGAATCCGCGGTCATCGTCAAGCGGGTCGATTCGGGGAGTCCCGAGACCGCCGAAATCCGCGAACTGGCCCGCGCGGCCGGGTACGAAATCGCCGACGAACTGACCCAGACCAGGACGGAGGATCCCGCCTATCACATCGGCAAAGGCAAAGCCGGCCAGCTGTCGGAACTCGTCGCACGAACTGGGGCTTCGGTGGTGATCTTCGACAACCAGCTCGGTCCCTACCAGACGTACAACCTCGGCAACCAGTTGCCGGACGGCGTCCGGATTCTGGATCGGTTCCGGCTCATTCTGGAGATTTTCGGTCAGCGGGCCCAGACTCGCAAGGCGCAACTGCAGGTCGAGCTCGCGGAGTTGCGCTACGAACTGCCGCGGGCGGAGGCCAAGGCCAGCCTCGCCAAGCGCGACGAACGCCCCGGGTTCATGGGGCTGGGGGAATACGACGAGAGCCGCGAACAGGACATCAAAAACCAGATCGCCAACATCCGCGAGGAACTGGAATCGATCGAGGAGACCGAGCAACACCGCCGCGAACAGCGCCGCGAGTCGGGGTTCGATCTGGTGGCGCTAGCCGGGTACACCAACGCCGGCAAGTCGACGCTGTTGCGACGGCTCGCGGACGATCTGGACGTCGACGACAACGAGGATCTCCACCCGGACCTCGATTCGACCGCCGAGAGCGAGGACCGGCTGTTCACGACGCTCGGGACGACGACCCGCAAGGCCGAACTCGATCGGCGGGAGGTGCTCGTGACCGACACCGTCGGGTTCATCTCCGATCTCCCCCACTGGCTGGTGGAGTCGTTCAAGTCGACGCTGGATTCGGTCTATCGGGCCGATCTCGTGTTGCTCGTCGTCGACGTGAGCGAACCCGTCGAGGAGATCCGCGAGAAGTTGGTCACGAGCCACGACACCCTCTACGAGCGCAACGAAGCGCCGATTCTCACAGTCCTGAACAAGATCGACGCCGTCGACGACGACGAACTGCAACGCAAGCGCGAGGCACTGTCGGCACTCGCGCCGAATCCGGTGGCCGTCAGCGCCAGCGAGGGGCACAACGTCGACACGCTCCGGGCGCGCATCGACGAGGCGCTGCCGGCGTTACGGCGCGAGAGACTCGTCCTCCCGATGACCGACGACGCGATGAGCCTGGTGTCCTGGATCCACGACCACGCCCACGTCGAGGACGTCGAGTACGGCGACCAGATCGTGATCGCGTTCGAGGGGCGTCCCGAGATCGTCGAGCAGGCGCGTGCGAAGGCCAGTCAGCTCGAAGCGACGCCGGAACTGTAA
- a CDS encoding guanosine monophosphate reductase — MDNIRTGLSYGDALLVPQRSPVDSRSDVDLSTRLTPEIELETPLLSAPMDTVTEAETAVALSRAGGLGTIHRFMTVEEQVAAVERVVEAGERCGAAVGIAEDTVARADAVLDAGASLVMVDVAHGHLEKTLDAVANLRDALPDAEIVAGNVATKQGVRDLATAGADAVKVGIGPGSHCTTRRVAGAGVPQLTAVDDCADAAAPLDVPIIADGGIRTSGDAVKALMAGADTVMMGSLFAGTDEAPSEIVEIDGTKYKRSRGMATTAANEKRSDKDTDAVAPDADEGVEGLTEYKGPLADVVEEFAAGIRSGLSYVGGHTIEDARERAEFIRVAPSAQDREGAHGDHDWETVSADD; from the coding sequence ATGGACAACATTCGAACTGGACTCTCGTACGGGGACGCGCTGCTCGTCCCACAGCGATCGCCGGTCGACAGTCGCAGCGACGTCGACCTCTCGACTCGACTCACACCGGAGATCGAACTGGAAACGCCGCTGCTCTCTGCGCCGATGGACACAGTCACCGAGGCCGAGACGGCGGTCGCGCTCTCTCGCGCCGGCGGTCTCGGGACGATCCACCGATTTATGACGGTCGAAGAGCAGGTCGCGGCAGTCGAACGGGTCGTCGAGGCTGGCGAGCGCTGCGGCGCGGCGGTCGGCATCGCGGAAGACACGGTCGCTCGCGCAGACGCCGTGCTCGATGCCGGCGCGTCGCTGGTGATGGTCGACGTCGCACACGGCCACCTCGAGAAGACGCTTGACGCGGTCGCTAATCTGCGAGACGCGCTCCCCGACGCCGAGATCGTCGCGGGCAACGTCGCGACGAAACAGGGCGTTCGCGACCTGGCTACGGCCGGCGCCGACGCGGTCAAGGTCGGGATTGGCCCGGGCAGTCACTGTACGACCCGCCGCGTGGCCGGGGCCGGCGTCCCGCAGCTGACGGCCGTCGACGACTGTGCCGACGCGGCCGCACCGCTCGACGTCCCGATCATCGCCGACGGCGGCATCCGCACGTCCGGCGACGCGGTCAAGGCGCTGATGGCCGGTGCTGACACGGTCATGATGGGCAGCCTCTTCGCCGGGACTGACGAAGCGCCCTCGGAAATCGTCGAGATCGACGGGACGAAGTACAAGCGTTCCCGTGGGATGGCGACGACTGCCGCCAACGAGAAACGCTCGGACAAGGACACCGACGCGGTCGCACCGGACGCCGACGAGGGCGTCGAGGGGCTGACCGAATACAAGGGTCCGCTGGCCGACGTCGTCGAGGAGTTCGCCGCCGGGATACGGTCGGGGCTCTCCTACGTCGGCGGTCACACGATCGAAGACGCGCGCGAACGCGCCGAGTTCATCCGAGTCGCACCCAGCGCGCAGGACCGCGAGGGCGCGCACGGCGATCACGACTGGGAAACCGTCTCCGCCGACGACTAG
- a CDS encoding potassium channel family protein, whose protein sequence is MESLPIAIVYGLYLGVLTGIIPALVSGVLGFLFKYVTGVTLPGFGVVVLAVALAGINGGLLALADPTILDSANAPTITTGLVIVMMMSLYAHAKGDQLGVSTPRRLSLRALGERTLSADLVEVVGGRNAVRIHVAGEVGDVEGYPPLSDPLRAAIRDSEWRLPADLQVSELETRLAERLRTEFELGDVSVSIGEGGEARVAAAPPFSGLSRRLDRQRAVSVNALVPTGLARGDRAVAVTADGRVRGEVVSARSRRPGTDDGVTPPTDGTATDTAASAGVEPARAPTTSGGDGQVTLAVDRSDVGTLLGTEEATLVVESRGVRREYEVLSLLRRAGKRFRRLTVRADSDLDGVALGEADVRGRYEVAVLAVRTDDGWRFAPNGTSRIAAGDELFAVGSKDALAEFEAVIA, encoded by the coding sequence ATGGAATCGCTCCCGATCGCGATCGTTTACGGACTCTATCTGGGGGTGTTGACGGGGATTATCCCGGCGCTAGTCTCGGGCGTACTCGGATTCCTGTTCAAGTACGTGACCGGTGTCACGCTGCCCGGGTTCGGTGTCGTCGTGCTGGCAGTCGCGCTCGCGGGTATCAACGGCGGCCTGCTCGCGCTTGCGGACCCGACGATCCTCGATTCGGCGAACGCGCCGACGATCACGACCGGATTGGTGATCGTGATGATGATGTCGCTGTACGCCCACGCCAAGGGCGACCAGCTCGGGGTGTCGACCCCGCGCCGCCTCTCGCTGCGCGCGCTCGGCGAACGGACGCTCTCGGCCGATCTCGTCGAGGTCGTCGGCGGACGAAACGCGGTCCGGATCCACGTAGCCGGCGAGGTCGGCGACGTCGAAGGCTACCCGCCGTTGTCGGATCCGCTCCGGGCAGCGATCCGAGACAGCGAGTGGCGACTGCCCGCGGACCTGCAGGTCTCGGAGCTGGAGACACGTCTCGCCGAGCGCCTCCGGACCGAGTTCGAACTGGGCGATGTATCGGTTTCGATCGGCGAAGGCGGCGAGGCGCGCGTCGCGGCCGCCCCGCCGTTCTCGGGGCTGTCCCGACGACTCGACAGGCAGCGAGCGGTCTCGGTGAACGCGCTCGTGCCGACCGGGCTGGCCCGTGGCGACCGGGCGGTTGCAGTAACGGCGGACGGACGGGTTCGCGGCGAGGTCGTCAGCGCCAGATCGAGGCGACCCGGGACTGATGATGGAGTAACGCCGCCGACGGACGGTACAGCGACTGACACAGCGGCGTCAGCCGGCGTCGAACCGGCACGCGCGCCGACGACCAGCGGCGGGGACGGACAGGTGACGCTCGCGGTCGATCGCTCTGACGTGGGGACACTCCTGGGTACCGAGGAAGCGACGCTGGTCGTCGAATCGCGCGGCGTCCGCCGGGAGTACGAGGTCCTCTCGCTGCTTCGGCGGGCCGGCAAGCGGTTCCGCCGGCTGACAGTCCGTGCCGACAGCGACCTCGACGGCGTCGCGCTCGGGGAGGCAGACGTCAGGGGCCGTTACGAGGTCGCGGTACTGGCCGTTCGAACGGACGACGGCTGGCGGTTCGCGCCGAACGGTACGTCCCGGATTGCGGCCGGGGACGAGCTGTTCGCCGTGGGCTCGAAAGACGCGCTTGCGGAGTTCGAGGCGGTGATCGCGTGA
- a CDS encoding polyprenyl synthetase family protein, with amino-acid sequence MRDVLADWQPVIDEAIAEVLPREIDEQYLTDFFGAPTYSYDPDAIQGALSDPIWDLLDRGGKRWRAVLAVQLFEGFGADPTEYLRYAIIPEILHNGTIIVDDVEDGASKRRGEPALHLEYGVDVALNAGNAMYFLPLKIVTRNSGDLDAETRLDIYEMLMYELNRTHLGQGMDIWWHNEREIHASEAEYCEMGACKTGCIGRIVARLPAIITGQSEETERRVAEYAERMSIAFQIGDDILDIEHTLDQAGEFGKEFGNDIREGKKTLMAIHAAEHAPPDEVARLEEILWAEDNTDGEIMEAIEIYQSAGSIEYARERAEDLARQARESLPREQLDPEIAERLAAFTRFVIEREQ; translated from the coding sequence ATGCGGGACGTGCTTGCTGACTGGCAGCCAGTCATCGACGAAGCGATCGCCGAGGTCCTCCCCCGGGAGATCGACGAGCAGTATCTGACGGACTTTTTCGGCGCGCCGACCTACTCGTACGATCCGGACGCGATCCAGGGCGCGCTTTCGGACCCGATCTGGGACCTGCTCGATCGCGGCGGCAAGCGGTGGCGCGCCGTCCTTGCGGTGCAGTTGTTCGAGGGATTTGGCGCGGATCCGACGGAGTACCTGCGCTATGCGATCATCCCAGAGATCCTGCACAACGGGACGATCATCGTCGACGACGTCGAAGACGGGGCGAGCAAGCGCCGCGGCGAACCCGCCCTGCACCTCGAATACGGCGTTGACGTCGCGCTGAACGCGGGCAACGCGATGTACTTCCTGCCGCTGAAGATCGTCACCCGGAACTCGGGGGACCTCGACGCCGAGACGCGCCTGGACATCTACGAGATGCTCATGTACGAACTGAACCGGACGCATCTCGGCCAGGGGATGGACATCTGGTGGCACAACGAGCGGGAAATCCACGCCAGCGAGGCCGAATACTGCGAGATGGGCGCGTGCAAGACCGGCTGCATCGGCCGGATCGTCGCCCGCCTGCCCGCCATCATCACCGGCCAGTCCGAAGAAACCGAACGACGCGTCGCTGAGTACGCCGAACGGATGAGCATCGCGTTCCAGATCGGCGATGACATCCTCGACATCGAGCACACGCTCGATCAGGCCGGCGAGTTCGGCAAGGAGTTCGGCAACGACATCCGCGAGGGCAAGAAGACGCTGATGGCGATTCACGCCGCCGAACACGCGCCCCCGGACGAGGTGGCCCGTCTCGAGGAGATCCTCTGGGCCGAGGACAACACCGACGGGGAGATCATGGAGGCGATCGAGATATACCAGTCGGCGGGCAGCATCGAGTATGCGCGCGAGCGTGCCGAGGACCTCGCCCGACAGGCCAGAGAAAGTCTCCCCCGGGAACAGCTCGACCCCGAGATCGCCGAGCGGCTGGCCGCGTTCACGCGGTTCGTCATCGAACGCGAACAGTAG
- a CDS encoding ATP-grasp domain-containing protein, whose product MGLRLAVATQAETYERLLDPLAERGIEVIPLQPSERTFDLSDPALPEVDVGFVYPSRLMEGGVVDAALSIPWVNGREAILRSRNKAAVLARLSQAGVPVPETTMVSNPLDDEAVAAAAERFDLPVVVKPNSTTRGTGVAKVSDLDSLLGVTDYLDLVQDYRATGDRSYLLQEYLPDARDYRVMVLDGEYVGAVERRLPTDARERGQWKHNVHRGAEAKGVDLDPELRELAERAADVLEIDYLGVDLLVTEDRAVVNETNARPTIDSATKYEDGFWDDLAALLRNTAAE is encoded by the coding sequence ATGGGCCTCCGGCTCGCTGTCGCCACGCAAGCAGAGACATACGAGCGACTGCTCGACCCGCTTGCCGAACGCGGGATCGAGGTCATCCCACTCCAGCCGAGCGAGCGGACGTTCGACCTGTCCGATCCCGCACTCCCCGAAGTCGACGTGGGTTTCGTCTACCCGTCGCGACTCATGGAAGGCGGTGTCGTCGACGCCGCGCTCTCGATCCCCTGGGTTAACGGACGCGAAGCGATCCTGCGTTCGCGAAACAAGGCCGCCGTGCTCGCCCGACTCTCGCAGGCCGGCGTCCCGGTCCCGGAGACGACAATGGTCTCGAACCCGCTCGACGACGAGGCCGTCGCGGCCGCCGCCGAACGGTTCGACCTGCCGGTTGTCGTCAAACCCAACTCCACGACGCGCGGGACCGGCGTCGCGAAGGTGTCCGATCTCGACTCGCTGCTCGGCGTGACCGACTATCTCGATCTCGTGCAGGACTACCGGGCGACCGGCGACCGCTCGTATCTCCTGCAGGAGTACCTGCCCGACGCCCGAGACTACCGTGTGATGGTCCTCGACGGCGAGTACGTCGGCGCGGTCGAGCGTCGCCTGCCGACCGACGCGCGCGAGCGCGGCCAGTGGAAGCACAACGTCCACCGCGGCGCCGAGGCGAAGGGCGTCGATCTCGATCCCGAGCTCCGGGAGTTGGCCGAGCGGGCTGCTGACGTACTCGAGATCGACTACCTGGGTGTGGATCTGCTTGTGACCGAGGATCGAGCAGTAGTCAACGAAACGAACGCGCGACCGACGATCGACAGCGCGACGAAATACGAAGACGGGTTCTGGGACGATCTGGCCGCGTTGCTCCGGAACACTGCGGCCGAATAG
- a CDS encoding halocyanin domain-containing protein produces MTEPATSRRDFLRATAGGAGALAASGSAAAQAAEQPDYGGYLDSANGFGGSTTDLRGQEEVTIAVGAGSDGYAFDPAAVWVDPGTTIVWEWTGRGGDHNVVGESVEFTSGDPVGEEGYTYEQTFEESGIVTYYCSPHENLGMLGAVAVGDDIPTVEVGGETGPSVSGDAKALGVASGVAMVSTLGLAYFFMKYGGDYGESEP; encoded by the coding sequence ATGACCGAACCAGCGACGTCTCGACGCGACTTCCTGCGAGCGACGGCCGGCGGGGCGGGCGCGCTCGCGGCCAGCGGGTCAGCGGCTGCGCAGGCCGCCGAACAGCCGGATTACGGCGGGTATCTGGACAGCGCAAACGGGTTCGGCGGGTCGACGACCGACCTCCGGGGCCAGGAGGAGGTCACGATTGCGGTCGGGGCCGGCAGCGACGGGTACGCGTTCGATCCCGCGGCCGTGTGGGTCGATCCCGGGACGACGATCGTCTGGGAGTGGACCGGCAGGGGCGGCGACCACAACGTCGTCGGCGAGAGCGTCGAGTTCACCTCCGGGGACCCGGTCGGCGAGGAGGGCTACACCTACGAGCAGACCTTCGAGGAGTCCGGTATCGTGACCTACTACTGCAGCCCACACGAGAACCTCGGGATGCTCGGGGCCGTCGCCGTCGGCGACGACATCCCCACCGTTGAGGTCGGCGGCGAGACCGGACCGTCGGTATCGGGCGATGCGAAGGCGCTCGGCGTCGCCTCGGGCGTCGCGATGGTCTCGACGCTCGGTCTGGCGTACTTTTTCATGAAGTACGGTGGCGACTACGGTGAATCAGAGCCCTGA